Proteins encoded by one window of Vidua chalybeata isolate OUT-0048 chromosome 10, bVidCha1 merged haplotype, whole genome shotgun sequence:
- the PLEKHB2 gene encoding pleckstrin homology domain-containing family B member 2, translated as MAFVKSGWLLRQSTILRRWKKNWFDLWSDGRLIFYDDQNRHDLEDKIHMRIHCINLRVGNECQDFQPPEGKQRDCLLQVVCRDGKTVNLCAESADDCLAWKIALQDARTNTGYVGSDVMYDETAISSAPPPYTAYATPSPEVYGYGYDQYNGAYPPVGPQIFYASNGQAYALPYQYPYQGPYGQPPANHVIIRERYRDSDGDLALGMLAGAATGMALGSLFWVF; from the exons ATGGCATTTGTGAAGAGCGGATGGCTGCTCCGGCAAA GTACCATTTTACGGCGTTGGAAAAAGAACTGGTTTGATCTATGGTCTGATGGCCGCTTAATATTCTATGATGATCAGAATCGCCATGATCTAGAAGATAAAATCCACATGCGAATCCACTGCATCAACCTCAGAGTGGGGAATGAATGTCAAG ATTTCCAGCCTCCAGAGGGGAAGCAGAGAGACTGTTTACTGCAGGTTGTTTGCCGTGATGGGAAGACAGTCAACCTCTGCGCAGAGAGTGCAGATGACTGCCT ggCATGGAAAATTGCTCTCCAGGATGCCAGAACAAACACA GGCTACGTGGGATCTGATGTGATGTATGATGAGACAGCCATTTCCTCGGCCCCTCCTCCCTACACAGCTTATGCTACACCATCACCTGAG GTTTATGGCTATGGCTATGATCAGTACAATGGTGCATACCCCCCGGTGGGCCCTCAGATCTTCTATGCCTCCAATGGACAAGCTTATGCTCTGCCCTATCAGTATCCATACCAAG GACCTTATGGCCAGCCCCCTGCAAACCATGTCATCATTCGAGAGCGTTACCGTGACAGCGATGGAGATCTTGCACTGGGCatgctggctggagcagcaacTGGAATGGCTCTGGGATCACTCTTTTGGGTCTTCTAG